The window TATTATTATCCTATTAACTCtcccaaaaacaaaattattattattattattaagagGCAAGAGGAAAAAACGCGCCAGGACCTTATCAACAAAAATTCAGAAACTAACAAAGCAGTTAACagtaaacatttaacatttaacgAGTAAGGAATTCAACAACGGACAAGTTGGGAAATCTTACGAAAGCTTCAACAAAAAGATACATTATAAAAAGAACAGAAAAAAGAACAAGTGAATGTGAGTGAGTGGCAGGAAGGAAACAGGGGAGaagacaaataaatttatagaatacagacacaaaaaactaaagatgaaatctattaattaaaaaaataaattaaataaatatagaaaatttgcaaaatcacacttaattatttaaatgaaatttagtcacaaaacttaattaacaaactatttaattagtgaaaagcaatttaatttgcaaattattaaaaagaattaaaaaagtgAGTTAATTCTATGGACTTCTTAAATATGATGAGTTTCCTTAAGaaacttgtttaaaataatacttattatcaaaatgtatgtttaattaaaataatttataaactaaaagcAAACTCTATTTTGCGGGTACGAGtgaatatgtatatacttttttcgATGGACATTCAACaaggtgtttattttttttttacaacatgaCGCCCtagtttattttactttttccttGTTCTTCTCGTTTTTGCGTCATCACAGGCAGTCAAGCAGGCAGGCAGGCATGTGTTGCCAAGTGAAGTGCTATTATACTTAATAACAAACATCAGCAGCAGCGGCATTAGCAATAGTTTCACTTTTTTCCTCAATTTTCTAGGATGAACTCTTGGTGCTCTTTTGATGGAATAACTAGTGGAaacttatagaatttttatatttatgttgctTTTTATGCATTTTCGCGTGTAAATGTTTGTACTAGTTTGTTATAGTATGTAATTTTACATTAAGTACAGTAATGGGGGGATTTTAAGCGGCTAGCTACAAGTGGTAATCAGGAACCGTAGCACTTTTGTGTGGTTCTTTATAAAGGCTATAAATGACAACAATTACTTTCTAACATTATGTTTAAACTAAAAGCTACTTTGTAGaagtgttttcttaaaaaatcctTTTCACTAGTCGTATTTAATTGAGTAaacatgttaataaaatttgcaaaagcgCTAAACTAGTCAaaactgtactaaaactgaattagaactagaaccggattagaactagactagaacagaactagacctgaactagaattgaactagaactgaactacaactgaactagaactaaattagaactgaactagaactgtactagaactgaactagaattgatctagaattgaactagaattgaactagaattgaactagaactgaactagaactgaactagaactgaactagaactgaactagaactgaactagaaatgaactagaactgaactagaactgaactagacagCGGCATTAGCAATAGTTTCACTTTTTTCCTCAATTTTCTAGGATGAACTCTTGGTGCTCTTTTGATGGAATAACTAGTGGAaacttatagaatttttatatttatgttgctTTTTATGCATTTTCGCGTGTAAATGTTTGTACTAGTTTGTTATAGTATGTAATTTTACATTAAGTACAGTAATGGGGGGATTTTAAGCGGCTAGCTACAAGTGGTAATCAGGAACCGTAGCACTTTTGTGTGGTTCTTTATAAAGGCTATAAATGACAACAATTACTTTCTAACATTATGTTTAAACTAAAAGCTACTTTGTAGaagtgttttcttaaaaaatcctTTTCACTAGTCGTATTTAATTGAGTAaacatgttaataaaatttgcaaaagcgCTAAACTAGTCAaaactgtactaaaactgaattagaactagaaccggattagaactagactagaacagaactagacctgaactagaattgaactagaactgaactacaactgaactagaactaaattagaactgaactagaactgtactagaactgaactagaattgatctagaattgaactagaattgaactagaattgaactagaactgaactagaactgaactagaactgaactagaactgaactagaactgaactagaaatgaactagaactgaactagaactgaactagaactgaactagaactgaactagaactgaactagaactgaactagaactgaactagaactgaactagaactgaactagaactgaactagaactgaactagaactgaactagaactgaactagaactgaactagaactgaactagaactgaactagaactgaactggaactgaactagaactgaactagaactgaactagaactgaactagaactgaactagaactgaactagaactgaactagaactgaactagaactgaactagaactgaactagaactgaactagaactgaactagaactgaactagaactgaactagaactgaactagaactgaactagaactgaactagaactgaactagaactgaactagaactgaactagaactgaactagaactgaactagaactgaactagaactgaactagaactgaactagaactgaactagaactgaactagaactgaactagaactgaactagaactgaactagaactgaactagaactgaactagaactgaactagaactgaactagaattgaattagaactgaactagaactgaactataacggaactagaactgaactagaactgaactagaactgaactagaactgaactagaactgaactagaactgaactagaactagaactgaactagaactgaactagaactgaactagaactcaactagaactgaactagaactgaattacaactgattgaactataactgaagaagaaatgaactagaattaaactggaactgatctagaactgaaattatataaaaaatttaattaataaaattattttttattattttattttccgcGTTTAATTTCAGATTAGAAAAAAGTCGCAATAACATTCTGAAAAACCTCCACCCAGCAGTGATATAAGTGACAATGATAATACGCCTGTGCTATGGCAGACGGGTACAAGCTTCTTTAAAACTTATAGCCTGCATATTAATTGCagtattttattttggattCCTCTTTCGAGAATCGTTAAATGCTTTCGAACAGAACAAAGATAAAGCTGAAGCAGCAGCGGCAGCTATAGGTTTAATACAAACCAATAAAGCagaggttttatttaaaatataacaacatttACTCCACATGCTAAtagtattttcttatttctagACCAAACTAACTTTTAGCAGTATCAAACACTATCAAAAGGATTTATTTAGCAAATCAGATGATTATAGTAATGTTAAAACTACCCTACCACCGGTTGTCACCAGTACTTTAAATCCAGTTTATGAGTATTCCGAAGAAATTCATAGTGCCACCGAAAAGGATTTGAGAAAACGTCGTAAACACGCTCAACAAGTTtgtaagaaatataatttacaaaccCTTTACCCACCGAATCCCAGAGAGTTTTTCATATCACCCGGCCACAATTTGGTATGGTGTAATGTTTTTAAAGCGGCCAGCAGTACATGgatgtattattttaatatattgggTAAGGTGGAAGTTATTTCAAGGAATTGagattattaaatttgttgtttactcTTTGCAGGTGGCTACGATATCAAGTATTTGCAACGCACCGAATTTCAACCTTTAGAATTGGCAAGAAAACGTTTTCCCCGACCTTATATGCAAGATTTGGCAGATGCTTTATCATCGTCTTTATCATTTCTCTTCGTGCGTGATCCCTTCGAACGTATACTCTCGGGCTATCGCAATAAACTAGAGGGTGGCAAAAACACCTACTATAAAACATTGGCTAGACGTATTATATCAAAATTTCGTAAACATCCTATAGCCGGAGGAGGAAGAAGCAGGTCAGGACCAACATTTAATGAATTCGTACAATATCTAATCGATCAGCATGAACAAGGCAAACAATTTGATGAGCACTGGTCACCAATCTATAGCTTTTGTACACCCTGCAGTA of the Lucilia cuprina isolate Lc7/37 chromosome 2, ASM2204524v1, whole genome shotgun sequence genome contains:
- the LOC111685780 gene encoding carbohydrate sulfotransferase 11, with translation MIIRLCYGRRVQASLKLIACILIAVFYFGFLFRESLNAFEQNKDKAEAAAAAIGLIQTNKAETKLTFSSIKHYQKDLFSKSDDYSNVKTTLPPVVTSTLNPVYEYSEEIHSATEKDLRKRRKHAQQVCKKYNLQTLYPPNPREFFISPGHNLVWCNVFKAASSTWMYYFNILGGYDIKYLQRTEFQPLELARKRFPRPYMQDLADALSSSLSFLFVRDPFERILSGYRNKLEGGKNTYYKTLARRIISKFRKHPIAGGGRSRSGPTFNEFVQYLIDQHEQGKQFDEHWSPIYSFCTPCSINFTIIGKVETFNRDSEFIIRQAGLESLLLGTLPKTLSRKIGNLSKGARTNISLEKYFAEINRSTLDQLLKIYKLDFELFDYDYTKYYNYVNMDSDTLYPTTLKTQESSTKSET